ctCAGGTACATTGAATGGTTGAATTCTCCAAAAGGTACTCCTAAACCTCCAAAtactgatgatgaagatgaagatgattaATAAAGCTCAATCCTAACTGTTGTTGGTCGTACAAATCTTTTGATACCATGATTTCAGTTCTTTGCGTACTATATAGACTCAATTATTACTTTACCGCTTATTTCATATTTTATATACAGAATTATTTATTGTAATAAAgttaataaaaaaatattgttaCTTTTATAGTACTACACGTTTCAGACGTAGAATGCCACAATAACAGTGCTTAAGCcgaaatcaaaaactaaATTACAAATTAACCAACTTAGGAAGTACAAGATCTTAGGGCTAAACACTGTCCAGATGAATAGATGGAACCTTAGGTGGTAGGCACATACCAATAGTAAGAGGCCAGATGTGGAATAAAAGacgaaattgaaaattagTCTATCATAAAGCAGTTTCCATTTAACTGCTTGTACCTTTTCCTGAGGAACCTTACTAAAAGTCATATATAAATGAGCAACTGTCCAAAAAATGGGACCTGCCCAATTACAAGTATAAGTCAGAAGCCCTGACAAAAACATATTGTAACTGGTCAAACCGTTGAACGAGTTCGTAAGATCCACGGAAGACAACGAATTTGTAGAGccaaattggaagaagGTAAGATTTTGCATAAGCAAAGTAAACAAGTTGAATATATTCGAGTTAGTTGTTGAGTTTGGAGATATAGCCTTGAACCCATTTagaatgaagaaaagaataaagaATATTGGAACGTTGGCATAATTTGTCTGTGAAATCAGTATGAAGGAAAATATTGCCAGGATGTTAGACAGATAATGGCTTGTGCTTCGTctattgttgaagatgtaTTTGGAAATACTAGGCTGAATTAGCTGAATAATCAGTGCTGACAACCAAACTAATTGTAAAACTGAGAatatgaaattgttgatcTTGTTAACATCGGTAAGCTGCGTAAGCTCACtcaatgttgaaataaACCTGTTACTCCAACCTGGCATATTAAGTGCTTCATTATTGATATCGTACGCTTCGGTTAGAAATGACAACATCTTAGATGCACCTATTGGGAGGGAAAGCATAGTAAATAAGACTTGGAAAATATGTGTATAAATGCCCTCTGCCATGTGTACGTTCACAAAAATGTTCATGGTTAAAAATGTTAAAAACAATAATCCACCATATACATTAGGTCCAGTTTTCGGTGACATTTGATTTATATACGTTGAAAGTTTCATGTTGGACTTCATGTTATATTTTTGTCCACTATTGTTCCATGCTTTAAGTAGTCTCAGACCAACCATCATCGTGATTACACTGAACCAACTTATATGGGAGGACCTCAGGTGTTTCATGACAATATAGAGGACAAATAAGCTGGTAAAGAACCACCACATATGGTGTTCCTCTTCCACAAATGATGAAGCAATAAAGTTAGCTGAATACGTAACAAAGAAGACAACATCAAGAAATGCAACAGAGAATCTCCTCTTAAAATATAAtccaaacaaaacaaaagcaaTGATGGTTAGAGCAAAATAGCCGCTTAAACCAGCATATATTTCAAAGTAGTTGTATGCAGAAGATGTTTTAGATAACTCGTACTTGGCGTCTTGAATGTATTCAAGAAGTTCCGGAATACTCGTCTTCGGAAAGGAGGAAATCATCTTATGTGATTTATCCAAtaaaactttcaattgcAAGGCATTTTTAATTaaaatgtttcttttttcctcttcagtCTGGTATAAATCAAGTAAGTGGGGTATGAAGGCGCCTAGGTTATTGATAGGAACCGATATACCAATCAACTCGGACAATGTTGGAACTAAATCAATTTGATCGATTCTAGAAAAGTAATCATAATTATCGTTCCACATAATAGGCGCATGCTGGTGAGTGTCTGGtttattcttcttgaactttTGGGAAACAAACATTAAGGCAGCAGATGTCTCGGCAGTTGAAGATCCCCCATGGTTACCAACATCATTCATACCGTGATCTCCCATAACAATGAAGAGGGAGTTCGGATTCTTCAGAGTAACTTCATTGAATATCCTCTCAATTATGTGATCCATTTCCTTTTGCTTCTCTGGCATATTCGAACTATCTGGACCACCTCTATGACCAATATGGTCCAACCCGAGATAATGTAGAATCAAGCAATCCCAATGCATTTTCCCTTCATCACTCAACTCAAAGTCAAGATGCCTTGTAACATTATTATCAACTATAGTAAAATCGGAAACATAAAAACTTGCGGTACCTTCAGTTTTGGCAAAATAGTTTGGAAAGAGCTTATGCCAAGTATCATCTCCAAACATGTTTATTTTCCAGCCATTTATAAACATCTGCTTAATCCACGAATCTTGATCACccaatgaagaagatgtgTCATCTTCAGCAATATTCAAAACAGCATCGATAAAATTCGGGGTCGAACCGGTGGTTATACCTTTTAACCGTGGCAATGTAACCGTTGGTGGATTGGAGAATGCAGTGAAGCCAATTCCATATCCCGTGTTTAACAAATTGTGTGCAAAACTCATGCGTGATTTattggaaaacaaaaagtcTGCCCTCAATGCATCTATCACCATCACAACTACCTGGTCAAACTGTGGTTGTGGTTCAACGTACCCTTGTGGTTCACGTGTTCTGTATTCATCTACCTCCGCAGGTGTCAACAACACTTTTGTTGGGAAAAACCCCTTGCAGAAAAGCAAATACGATACCAGTTGTAGGAGCAGCAAACCaaacaacagaagaaaCCTCATAGTTACACTCTTTGATAGTATAAACCTGACTTGAACTCCTTTGTTCAAAGACTATGCCCACctaacaaaaaaataacgtGTTTGGTGTCAATTTTCACCTAAATTTCGGTTCTCAACAAtgcacttttttttcctggACTTTGTTAATTCCGAATTTTCATTGAACTACGGTTTTCTGATTCATAACTACAAATTTATTATCATCCGTTCGTAGAATGGTGTTGCCATCACTTGTTTGTATATGGTAGTTTATCACGACTTTTTGGCAATGTTCCACCCATTGCTTTTCATTTATACATGTTTGGtatttgtgtttttgtGCTTTAGATCCCAAGGCAAAAGGCTTGTTTACGTGTAAAGAAGTCGGTTTATGCTGCTTTTCATGCTCatatgttttctttgctttaTCCAATTGCCTTTACGCTGAAGTTGGCTCACTAATGGCCCTTCAAATCTTGTTGTTTCAGATACCACCGAAATCCGATATCTATTAAGGCGCCGGATGGCTCTGTACCCTTCTCCGAATAGTAGCGAGTGGGCTCCCAGGTACTTGAAAGgctttctttctttctccCTCTGTTGTGAAAATCATGGGGgtttcgttttttttcgCTGGTCGTGGGAATGACACAAATTAATGGAGAATGGTGCATATTTGCTAGGTTGATACTTCACTAGATGGACCACTGAAAGTTCTGCAGGTATCACAATATAGTCTTTCCTAGATAAGAATTTGACCGAAATGCAAATGGTAAGAGCATCTTTAAGATTGTTCAAGGCCCCAACCCCCTTCTTAAGACTCTATTCGTCCTCTCCATTTGCCAGAAGAGGACCTTCCCCACCGGAGTTGGATCCGGAAGAGCAGAAGGAGTTTGAGAAGCTCCAACAGGCTTCCAATACACAAAACGCCATTGACGAGTATAATGAACAGATGGgattcaagaagaagaacgaTGCGCCAAAGATAGAGACCTCAGACGTTGGTACCTTTGGaaccattttgaaaactattCCAGAGTTTGAGGGCGATGTTAACCCTGACACCGGTGAAGTTAACGGTCCAAAGCAAGACCCTCTCAAACATGGCCATGGCGAGTGGAGCTTTAATGGTAGAACTACCGATTTCTAGGCGCTCAAAGTGGTGAGGTGGTTGATTCCGTTTATTTGTGTGGTCGCTATTTGATTTACTTGAAGCATTTGCTTCATTATAGTATATTAgttttatatataaatacTTAATCCAATTGAAAGCTGTTTATCCTTTCAACTAAAGTGTCAATAAAGACCTTCTGTGAAGCTAGGTTTTGTCGGAAGACAGCGAGCGACCGTCTATTATGATAATCATTTAGaagttcttctttgttcTTCAAGAGTACACTGTCCTCGGCATTTTTGACGTTTGAGACCAACTCGTTCAATTCTTTCAgttctctctctttcctTATAACATAGTCTCTCATACGCGATAATTCCTTGAAGTATGCGTTTTCTTGATAGGATATACTGACACTCTTCATATTACCCTTGGCTTCAAGGATTTCGGTATTATTCATAACCTTTGCCATTTTCA
The Pichia kudriavzevii chromosome 2, complete sequence DNA segment above includes these coding regions:
- a CDS encoding uncharacterized protein (PKUD0B10860; similar to Saccharomyces cerevisiae YJL062W (LAS21); ancestral locus Anc_1.317), which translates into the protein MRFLLLFGLLLLQLVSYLLFCKGFFPTKVLLTPAEVDEYRTREPQGYVEPQPQFDQVVVMVIDALRADFLFSNKSRMSFAHNLLNTGYGIGFTAFSNPPTVTLPRLKGITTGSTPNFIDAVLNIAEDDTSSSLGDQDSWIKQMFINGWKINMFGDDTWHKLFPNYFAKTEGTASFYVSDFTIVDNNVTRHLDFELSDEGKMHWDCLILHYLGLDHIGHRGGPDSSNMPEKQKEMDHIIERIFNEVTLKNPNSLFIVMGDHGMNDVGNHGGSSTAETSAALMFVSQKFKKNKPDTHQHAPIMWNDNYDYFSRIDQIDLVPTLSELIGISVPINNLGAFIPHLLDLYQTEEEKRNILIKNALQLKVLLDKSHKMISSFPKTSIPELLEYIQDAKYELSKTSSAYNYFEIYAGLSGYFALTIIAFVLFGLYFKRRFSVAFLDVVFFVTYSANFIASSFVEEEHHMWWFFTSLFVLYIVMKHLRSSHISWFSVITMMVGLRLLKAWNNSGQKYNMKSNMKLSTYINQMSPKTGPNVYGGLLFLTFLTMNIFVNVHMAEGIYTHIFQVLFTMLSLPIGASKMLSFLTEAYDINNEALNMPGWSNRFISTLSELTQLTDVNKINNFIFSVLQLVWLSALIIQLIQPSISKYIFNNRRSTSHYLSNILAIFSFILISQTNYANVPIFFILFFILNGFKAISPNSTTNSNIFNLFTLLMQNLTFFQFGSTNSLSSVDLTNSFNGLTSYNMFLSGLLTYTCNWAGPIFWTVAHLYMTFSKVPQEKVQAVKWKLLYDRLIFNFVFYSTSGLLLLVCAYHLRFHLFIWTVFSPKILYFLSWLICNLVFDFGLSTVIVAFYV
- a CDS encoding uncharacterized protein (PKUD0B10870; similar to Saccharomyces cerevisiae YBR269C (FMP21); ancestral locus Anc_1.320), whose translation is MQMVRASLRLFKAPTPFLRLYSSSPFARRGPSPPELDPEEQKEFEKLQQASNTQNAIDEYNEQMGFKKKNDAPKIETSDVGTFGTILKTIPEFEGDVNPDTGEVNGPKQDPLKHGHGEWSFNGRTTDF